In a genomic window of Schistocerca gregaria isolate iqSchGreg1 chromosome 5, iqSchGreg1.2, whole genome shotgun sequence:
- the LOC126273438 gene encoding uncharacterized protein LOC126273438: MTQSFDFVSLSCSVTCQVTQSFDFGSLSCSVTCQVTQSFDFGSLSCSVTCQMPQSFDFVSLSCSVTCQVTQSFDFGSLSCSVTCQVTQSFDFGSVSCSVTCQKTQSFDFGSLSCSVTCQVTQSFDFGSLSCSESCQVTQSLEFGSLRCSVTCQMTQSFDFGSLSCSVTCQVTQSIDFCSLSCSVTCQMTQSFDFVSLSCSVTCQVTQSFDFVSLSCSVTCQVTQSFDFGSLSCSVTCQVTQSFDYISLSCSVTCQVTQSFDFGSLSCSVTCQLTQSFDFVSLSCSVTCQKTQSFKFGSLSYSVTSQMTQSFDFVTLSCSVSCQVTQSFDFGSLSCSVTCEMTQSFDFGSLSCSVTCQMTQSFYLSSRSCSVTSQMTQRFDFGSLSCSVTYQMTQSFDFVSLSCSVTCQMTQSFDFGSLSCSVTCQVTQSFDYISLSCSVTCQVTQSFDFSSLSCSVTCQVTQSFDFGSLSCSETCQVTQSFDFVSLSCSVTCQVTQSFDFGSLSCSVTCQMTQSFDFVSLSCSVTCQKTQSFEFGSLSYSVTSQMTQNFDFG; encoded by the coding sequence atgactcagagcttcgacttcgtctcactgagctgcagtgtaacttgtcaagtgacacagagcttcgacttcggctcactgagctgcagtgtaacttgtcaagtgactcagagcttcgacttcggctcactgagctgcagtgtaacttgtcaaatgcctcagagcttcgacttcgtctcactgagctgcagtgtaacttgtcaagtgactcagagcttcgacttcggctcactgagctgcagtgtaacttgtcaagtaactcagagcttcgacttcggctcagtgagctgcagtgtaacttgtcaaaagactcagagcttcgacttcggctcactgagctgcagtgtaacttgtcaagtgactcagagcttcgacttcggctcactaagCTGCAGTGAaagttgtcaagtgactcagagcctcgaattcggctcactgagatgcagtgtaacttgtcaaatgactcagagcttcgacttcggctcactgagctgcagtgtaacttgtcaagtgactcagagcatcgacttctgctcactgagctgcagtgtaacttgtcaaatgactcagagcttcgacttcgtctcactgagctgcagtgtaacttgtcaagtgactcagagctttgacttcgtttcactgagctgcagtgtaacttgtcaagtgactcagagcttcgactttggctcactgagctgcagtgtaacttgtcaagtgactcagagcttcgactacatctcactgagctgcagtgtaacttgtcaagtgactcagagcttcgacttcggctcactgagctgcagtgtaacttgtcaattgactcagagcttcgacttcgtctcactgagctgcagtgtaacttgtcaaaagaCTCAGAGCTTCAAATTCGGCTCACTGAGCTACAGTGTAActagtcaaatgactcagagcttcgacttcgtcacactgagctgcagtgtttcttgtcaagtgactcagagcttcgacttcggctcactgagctgcagtgtgacttgtgaaatgactcagagcttcgacttcggctcactgagctgcagtgtaacttgtcaaatgactcagagcttttaCCTCAGCTCacggagctgcagtgtaacttctcAAATGACTCAGAGATTCGACTTCGGCTCATTGAGCTGCAGTGTGACTTATCAAATGACACAGagtttcgacttcgtctcactgagctgcagtgtaacttgtcaaatgactcagagcttcgacttcggctcactgagctgcagtgtaacttgtcaagtgactcagagcttcgactacatctcactgagctgcagtgtaacttgtcaagtgactcagagcttcgacttcagctcactgagctgcagtgtaacttgtcaagtgactcagagcttcgacttcggctcactgagctgcagtgaaacttgtcaagtgactcagagcttcgacttcgtctcactgagctgtagtgtaacttgtcaagtgactcagagcttcgacttcggctcactgagctgcagtgtaacttgtcaaatgactcagagcttcgacttcgtctcactgagctgcagtgtaacttgtcaaaagaCTCAGAGCTTcgaattcggctcactgagctACAGTGTAACTAGTCAAATGACTCAGAACTTCGACTTCGGctga
- the LOC126273439 gene encoding uncharacterized protein LOC126273439, with protein MTQSSDFLSLSCSVTCQVTQRFDFGSMSCSVTYQVTQSFHCGSLNCSVTCQVTQSFDFCSLSCSVTCQVTQSVDFCSLSCSVTCQVTQSFDCASLTCSVTCQMTQNNDFGSLSCSVTFQVTQSFDIVSLSCSVTCQMTQSFDFGSLSCSVTCQVTQSFDFVSLSCSLTCQVTQNFDFGSLSCSVTCQVTQSFDFVSLSCSVTCQLTQSFDFGSQSCSVTCQMTQSFDFVSLSCSVTCQKTQSFEYGSLSYSVTSQMTQSLDFGSLSCSVTCQVTQSFDFGSLSCSVTCQVT; from the coding sequence atgactcagagctccGACTTcctctcactgagctgcagtgtaacttgtcaagtgactcagagattCGACTTCGGCTcaatgagctgcagtgtaacttatcaagtgactcagagcttccacTGCGGCTCACTtaactgcagtgtaacttgtcaagtgactcagagcttcgacttctgctcactgagctgcagtgtaacttgtcaagtgactcagagcgtcgacttctgctcactgagctgcagtgtaacttgtcaagtgactcagagcttcgactgcgCCTCACTGacctgcagtgtaacttgtcaaatgactcagaacaatgacttcggctcactgagctgcagtgtaacttttcaagtgactcagagcttcgacatcgtctcactgagctgcagtgtaacttgtcaaatgactcagagcttcgacttcggctcactgagctgcagtgtaacttgtcaagtgactcagagctttgacTTCGTTTCACTGAGCTGCAgtttaacttgtcaagtgactcagaacttcgacttcggctcactgagctgcagtgtaacttgtcaagtgactcagagcttcgacttcgtctcactgagctgtagTGTAACTTGTCaattgactcagagcttcgacttcggctcacagagctgcagtgtaacttgtcaaatgactcagagcttcgacttcgtctcactgagctgcagtgtaacttgtcaaaagaCTCAGAGCTTCGAATACGGCTCACTGAGCTACAGTGTAActagtcaaatgactcagagcctcgacttcggctcactgagctgcagtgtaacttgtcaagtgactcagagcttcgacttcggctcactgagctgcagtgtaacttgtcaagtgacttag
- the LOC126273440 gene encoding uncharacterized protein LOC126273440, with translation MTQSFDFGSLRCSVTCQMTQSFDFCSLSCSVTCQVTQSFDFGSLSCRVTCQVTQSFDFCSLSCSVTCQVTQSFDFVSLSCSLTCQVTQSFDFGSLSCSVTCQVTLSFDFVSLSCSVSCQVTQSFDFGSLSCSVTCQVTQSFDFVSLSCSVTCQKTQSFVFGSLSYSVTSQMTQSFDFGSLSCSVTCQVTQSFDFGSLSCSVTCQMTQSFDLSSRSCSVTCQKTQRFDFGSLSCSVTCQMTQSFDFVSLSCSVTCQMTQSFDFGSLSYSVTSQMTQSFDFV, from the coding sequence atgactcagagcttcgactttggctcactgaggtgcagtgtaacttgtcaaatgactcagagcttcgacttctgctcactgagctgcagtgtaacttgtcaagtgactcagagcttcgactttggctcactgagctgcagggtaacttgtcaagtgactcagagctttgacttctgctcactgagctgcagtgtaacttgtcaagtgactcagagcttcgacttcgtctcactgagctgcagtttaacttgtcaagtgactcagagcttcgacttcggctcactgagctgcagtgtaacttgtcaagtgactctgaGCTTCGACTTCgtttcactgagctgcagtgtaagttgtcaagtgactcagagcttcgacttcggctcactgagctgcagtgtaacttgtcaagtgactcagagcttcgacttcgtctcactgagctgtagTGTAACTTGTCAAAAGACTCAGAGCTTCGTATTCGGCTCACTGAGCTACAGTGTAActagtcaaatgactcagagcttcgacttcggctcactgagctgcagtgtaacttgtcaagtgactcagagcttcgacttcggctcactgagctgcagtgtaacttgtcaaatgactcagagcttcgacctcAGCTCacggagctgcagtgtaacttgtcaaaagaCTCAGAGATTCGACTTCGGCtcattgagctgcagtgtaacttgtcaaatgacacagagtttcgacttcgtctcactgagctgcagtgtaacttgtcaaatgactcagagcttcgacttcggctcactgagctacaGTGTAActagtcaaatgactcagagcttcgacttcgtctaa
- the LOC126273441 gene encoding uncharacterized protein LOC126273441 — protein MTQSFDFGSLSCSETCQVTQSLEFGSLRCSVTCQMTQSFDFVSLSCSVTCQVTQSFDFCSLSCSVTCQVTQSFDFCSLSCSITCQVIQSFDFGSLSCSVTHQATQSFHCGSLNCSVTCQVTHSFDFGSLTCSVTCQVTQRFDFGSLSCSVTCQVTQSFDFVSLSCSVTCQMTQSFDFVSLSCSVTCQVTQRFDFGSLSCSVTYQVTQSFRCGSLNCSVTCQVTHSFDFGSLSCSVTCQVTQSFDFGSLSCSVT, from the coding sequence atgactcagagcttcgacttcggctcactgagctgcagtgaaacttgtcaagtgactcagagcctcgaattcggctcactgagatgcagtgtaacttgtcaaatgactcagagcttcgacttcgtctcactgagctgcagtgtaacttgtcaagtgactcagagcttcgacttctgctcactgagctgcagtgtaacttgtcaagtgactcagagcttcgacttttgctcactgagctgcagtataACTTGTCAAGTgattcagagcttcgacttcggctcactgagctgcagtgtaactcatCAAGCGACTCAGAGCTTCCACTGCGGCTCACTtaactgcagtgtaacttgtcaagtgactcacagcttcgacttcggctcactgacctgcagtgtaacttgtcaagtgactcagagattcgacttcggctcactgagctgcagtgtaacttgtcaagtgactcagagcttcgacttcgtctcactgagctgcagtgtaacttgtcaaatgactcagagcttcgacttcgtctcactgagctgcagtgtaacttgtcaagtgactcagagattcgacttcggctcactgagctgcagtgtaacttatcaagtgactcagagcttccgtTGCGGCTCACTtaactgcagtgtaacttgtcaagtgactcacagcttcgacttcggctcactgagctgcagtgtaacttgtcaagtgactcagagcttcgacttcggctcactgagctgcagtgtaacttga